GCTGTATTTATAGTTGTAGTTGATTTTAACCTGAAATATTATGTCTAACCAACAGCCCAATTCCAACCAACCATCTAACAAAAAGCTAAATGAAACAAATAAAAATAATCATAAAAAACCTTTGAACAACGGTAAACCAGGCAAAACAGACCACTAACTTCCATTAAAATCTCAATCAAGATAGAGTGATATTTTAAGAGATAGCCCTCGCGGGGGTCATTCGGGGAACCACACAGGAAACAACCCCACCTGCGTAGGTTAAAAAACCTGATTTTTGGGTTAGTCCGCGCAGACAGACTTAATTTTTGTAATAGCAAATTATACTCGTACCAAACTGTTAAAACATCCTCATAGAGACGTGCTGATAACGTCTCTATGTTTATTTTTGTTTATAGAGAAGACTGACACAGGAACTCTTGGAAACTCTCAATTCTCTGTGATCTCTGTGTCCTCTGTGGTTCGTTTTTTCATAATCTTATATAATAATTAGTATAATTGTAAACAATAATTTAGTCAAATCTAGCATAAATCTGATTGACAATAGTTAATAAAAAGTCGCAACTATACAAAGAATGGCAAAGGCTAGGTTGCTAAAAATACTATTGGCAGCTTGCAATGACAGCTATTTATAATGTATTGTTATTTATGTTACTTTTGGCAAAAAAATTCACTGCGGTAGAAAAATAAATCTACTGAGATTAAGTAATTAATTCCAAAATGTTAATTGATACAACCACAAACCTAGACTTTTGTGATATCAATGTATACCAGTGAATCAATCAAGTACTCTACCAGAGCAGAAATCGGACAAACGAGCCGGATTCTAGTGGTAGAAGATGAAGAATTAATCCAGGAAATGCTAGCTGTAGCATTGGAAGAAGAAGGTTTTGGCGTAATAACTGCCCCCGATGGGCGGTCGGCTGTAGAATATCTCAAAAGTTGTGAACCCAACTCAGGGGAACCGCCCTTTGATTTAATAATTCTTGATTTGATGCTACCTCATATTAATGGGCTAGATATCTGCCGCTTATTGCGTCACCAAGGAAACCCAGTACCAATTTTGATTCTGAGTGCTAAAGGTAGTGAAACTGATCGCGTTTTGGGGTTAGAGGTAGGAGCAGATGATTACCTGACTAAACCCTTTAGCATGAGAGAATTAGTGGCTCGCTGTCGGGCGCTACTGCGTCGCCAACGCTTAAGTAGTTTGCCACAACTACAAGTCCTAAAACATAAGAATGTCACTTTAAATCCCCAAGAGTGCCGTGTGCTGGTTCGTGATCAAGAGGTGAGTTTGTCTCCCAAAGAGTTTCGCTTGCTGGAACTGTTTATGAGTTACGCTCGTCGAGTCTGGTCTCGTGAGCAATTGCTAGATCAGGTTTGGGGACCAGAATTTGTGGGTGACAGTAAAACTGTAGATGTTCATATTCGCTGGTTACGGGAAAAACTAGAAGAAGACCCTAGTCATCCAGAATATATTGTGACTGTCAGAGGGTTTGGCTATCGGTTTGGATAATCTATTGAGATAGTTGTTAGTTTTGATTAATTATAAAGCAACTAACAACTCACATTCTCATGCTCTTATTGGGATTTTTTTTGGGTTTAGCGGTAGGTATTGGGTTTTGGATTTGGCAACAGGTTCAATTAAGGCGCTACTTGGGGCGCGTACTGCAACCGTTAAGCTCTGGTTCTTCTAAAATTGTGCTACCGCTCATACCTCGTTTGCAGCGTGAAATAGCAACAGTTAAGCAGCAGCGACAAGATTTGCAACAGTCACTACAAACCTACCAAGACTTACTCGATTTTGCACCCCTGGGATATTTGCAGGTCGATGAAGAAAATCAATTGCTGTGGTGCAATCAGCAAGCACGAGAAATATTGTATCTACAAAGATGGCAAGCAGGACAGGTGCGCTTGTTGCTGGAGTTGGTGCGGTCTTATGAACTTGACCATTTAGTTGAACAAACTCGTGATGAGCAGAAACCACAGACAAGGGAGTGGGTATTTCACCCATCTTGTGATGATGCGCTACAGATGCCAACTGTGAAATCACTGAGTTTGCGAGGATCTAGTTTACCTTTACCCAACGGACAAGTAGGGGTTTTCTTAGAAAATCGCCAACCTTTGCTGAATATGAATCAAGAACGCGATCGCTCTTTTTCTGATCTAGCCCACGAACTGAGAACGCCATTGACTTCCATTCGTTTGGTTGTGGAAACTTTACAAAACCGCCTCGATCCGCCCTTAAGTCGTTGGGTGAATCGGCTAATGCAGGAAGTGGATCGGCTAATTAACTTGGTGCAAAGCTGGTTGGAACTGACCCAAATGGAAGCAAATCCCACGATGCAATTACATCTAGAAGTTTTGGAAGTGCGATCGCTGATTGCGTCTGTTTGGGAAACATTAGAACCATTAACGCAAAAGCAACATCTCTCTATTGACTATTCTGGGCCAGAAAATCTGTGGATTAAAGCCGACCCCGCCCGATTGTATCAAGTTTTCCTCAACTTGCTGGATAATAGTATCAAATACAGTCCTCCGGGTACGACTATTCAAATCCAAGCAAAAATCTTATCTGCACAAGATACTAATAATAGCGATCGCGCTGTCACTGTTTTGGAAATAAATCTTATTGATTCGGGACTAGGCTTTTCCGAAGCAGATTTACCTTATATTTTTGAGCGATTTTACCGGGGAGATAAAGCGCGTACTCATTCCTCATTACCAGAAAATAATTCTCTGGGGACAATTGTGGGTAATGGTTTAGGTTTAGCCATCGTCCGGCAAATTATTGTCGCCCACGGCGGTTCCATCAAAGCTATGAACAATCCAGAAACTGGTGGAGCTTGGATGCAACTTCAACTTCCTGAAGTTATGGCAAACTCCCGCAGCCGAGATTATAACAATGGTAGGTTGAAAAACCCGGAGTAACAGCAACGCAGTTGCGTATTACGTGCAATAGGTGCGGGGATGAAAACCACGATACAGGGTAAACCAAGCCGTGATTCAATATGGTAAAATTGACAATGTGGAGGGGTAATCAACCACATTAAAAACCCTACACTGCTTAACGGCAATCTGTACCTTGACAATTGAAAATATGGGGTTCTATTCCATAGTTTTAGTTTCTTACCCAGGAATAGGTAAAATTTTCATGGGAACTAGACGACACAGAATTCAACCAAACAAATTCTTGGAGTAATCCAACTACGGTAGGGCATACCGAAAGTTAACGCTTGGGGAGAGAACCACCTCTGGGCTAGACACCGCAAGGGATCTAGTCTAAGTGGACTCGTTGAACCAAGAATCTCCGCACCTTCAGGTCGGAGAGTGTCAAAGTTAAGAATATCTTCACCTTTAAGACTATAAGTGTGGAAGCTGCCTTGTATGATCACAATTCCAACCCTAAAAATCCCCAGTTAGCACGTGCTATTAGACGCTTAGAACGGGACGTATTACGTATGGGAGCTTTGGTAGAACAATCGTTTCGCCTCAGCCACCAAGCGTTATTTGCTCGTGATTTAACAGCAGCTGAGGAACTTCCCCGATTAGATAAAAAAATTGATCGCTTTTATAGACAAATAGAATCAGATTGTACAGCAATCATGACTCTGCAAGCACCTACGGCTCAAGATTTACGCTGTTTAAGTGCCTTTATGCAGTTAGTGCGAGACTTAGAGCGCATTGGCGATTATGCTGAAGATTTAGGGCATATTGCTGTTAAAATCTTTCCTTACCCCTCTCATCCGTCTTTACCAGATATTGAAAATATGTCTCATCATGGACAAGCAATGCTAGCAACGAGTTTAAAAGCCTTAGCTGATTTGGATGAAGTAGGTGGACGAGGTTTAAAGCACCTGGATGATGCTGTAGATAATGCCTATGATCGTGTTTATCAGACTTTAGCCCAGCAACGGGATGTACCTGGAGTAGTGGAGCCAATTTTGCTGCTAGCACTGGCAATTCGTTGTCTGGAACGTATGGCAGACCATGCCACTAATATTGGTCAGAGAGTAGCATACATTGTCACCGGACAACGGTTTTAAGATGTCAAAACCCCTGTAGAGACGTTCCATGAAACGTCTCTATATTGCGTCTTTCCATAGGAAGGCCGCCTGCGCGGGTTAATTTTTAATTAGTAAAACACTAACTAGCTGTTAACCCCACTCCGCCAAAAACCTTTTTTTCATTCGATTCATAAAAATACATCAATATTTATTAAAAATGAACTAATTTCAGTATTAATACCCTTGTATATAGTCATTTTATATATTTAGTCCAAGTAAATTTAATTATTTTTTCCAAAAATACAATCATAAAAATTTTGTGAACTAACATACAATTTGCCAAATGTTTACCTTTTCTTAAACTTGGTCAATTAAGCTACCTAGAGACAAGATAAAAATTGTTTCTTAGTTCACCAACTAACAAATCAAATGTAATTAAGCTAACAAGTATCACACCCAGGTATTTGTTGCTGTTAATGGCGGAGAGTAAAAGTGCGTTATTTCTCTCACAGGTTGTGGTAAAAATCCTACAATCCAGCAAGCAAGCACTTCGTCAAAGAAAAACCTGCTTTTTTGTTTATACAAAGCCAGGAAAAGCTCGTATTTTTGTCAAATTCAAGCATCTGAAACTAAAAAAACTTCGTTAATTACACTTTAGTTAAAGATTTTTTACCTCACTAAGCTTGGTGGTTTAGGCTGTATTCAACCACTCTAAAGACTGAATGTTTATCCTAAAATAGGAGTTTTTGTAGGTAGGAAATTTAAATATCAGCCTCCCAAGGGTGCTGTTGTAGCTTACGGAAAATATGAAAGAAACACATTTAAATTAAAAAGCTTAAATGCTTACCCTGCAAGGATTTTAAAATGTATTTCTTAGAGGTTGAAATTGTAATTTAAGATATCGCATTGATTTTTTCAATGTGAAAAACCAATTTTTTTTGCAAAAATACTATAGCTTTATCTAAAAAAATCAAATTTTAATTATGTAACTATATCAACCCTAGATTTTGAATTTTTTCTTGAGATTTTCCCATTGATTCATTCACAGACCAACTTCATTTCCACTTTTACAAGTACTTGCATGATGTCTTCCACAAGTCTCACCCCTAACTTATCTAATGTATCGAATGGAACTAAACCCAGTGGGGAATTACCACAAAGGTTATTTACCCGCAGAGAACTAATTCCGCCTGAAAAGGATGTAATGTGGCGCATTGAACGTGGAGCAGTTCGTACCTTAACCTGGAGTGAAGAAGGAATATTTATTACCCTAGGTTATTGGGGTGCTGGTGATCTGATTGGCTATTCTTTATCAAAAGTTGAACCCTACCATATTGAATGCGTGACAAGCGTAGAAGTAAGCATTATACCGCCTCACCTGTGGTATAAAGATATTAATGCTTTTGTGTCGCACATTCAAGATTCAGAAGAGCTTTTAAGTATTGTACATCTGAAACCGATGTCGTTACGTTTGGGGAAATTTTTGCTGTGGTTAAGTGAAAAATTTGGACGTGATGTGGAACAGGGTAAATTAATTGACCTAAATATTACACATCAGGAAATATCCGAAGTATTAAATACAACTCGTGTTACTGTAACACGGCTTCTACAGCAGTTTGAAGAACAAGGAGCCTTATTACGCTATAAGCGGCAAATTATTCTTCTTGCGCCAAATAAATTAATCAAAAATATAGTATAAAATAATGATAATTGACTTGTGTTAATCATCAAAGCTTTGCTATATTCATTACTGAAAGTTTAAGTGAATCAGGTCAGATGAAAAAGCGTGAAGTTTTTTCATGATGTCAATTATTCGGTGTGAGTGAGATTAAAAACATGATAAAAATACTTTGGAATGCTCTGAAGTTTAGTCCAGCCATTGTTGCGACATTGTTTGCGGCTAACAGTGCCTTAGCGGTTGAAGTCAATGAACAAGTGACAACTATTGCTCAGTTGACCCAAGAGGCTGATAGTATCGGTCAGGTAACATCTGTTTCTCAGTTTTCGGATGTGCAACCTACAGACTGGGCGTTTCAAGCTTTGCAGTCTCTGGTTGAGCGTTATGGTTGTATCGCAGGTTATCCCAATTCTACTTACCGTGGTAACCGTGCGTTGACTCGATATGAATTTGCAGCTGGTTTGAATGCTTGTTTAGACCGAGTTAATGAATTGATTGCGACAGCAACCGCCGATGGAATTACTAGACAAGATTTAGCTACATTACAGCGCTTGCAAGAAGAATTTTCGGCTGAATTGGCTACCCTACGCGGTCGTGTAGATGCTTTAGAAGCTCGGACTGCTGAATTGGAAGCGAATCAGTTTTCTACCACCACCAAGCTAAAGGGTGAAGCTATCTTTGCTTTGGCTGGTGCTTTTGGTGACGAAAGAGCAGGTGGTGGTGACATACAAGATAATGTTACTTTCTCTAATCGGGTTCGTTTGAGTTTACAAAGTAGCTTTAGCGGAAAAGACAAGTTGCAAGTCCGTTTGAGTTCTGCTAATATCACTCAATTGGATGGTGATGTTACAGGAACCAGAATGACCCGTTTAGGCTTTGCTGGTGATAATGGTAACAACGTTGAAATTGATAAAGCTAACTACGCTTTCAACCTGAGTGATGCAATACGTGTCCAGATCGATGCTACTGGTTCAGAATTCTACGAAACTGGTGTAGATGTTTTCCATCCTGACTTCAAGAGCAGTGGTGGTGGTGCTATTTCTCGCTACGGACGTTTTAGCCCTATCTATCGCCAAGGTTCTGGTGGTGCAGGTTTGACAGTGCAACTTAATCCTA
The window above is part of the Nodularia spumigena CCY9414 genome. Proteins encoded here:
- a CDS encoding response regulator transcription factor, yielding MYTSESIKYSTRAEIGQTSRILVVEDEELIQEMLAVALEEEGFGVITAPDGRSAVEYLKSCEPNSGEPPFDLIILDLMLPHINGLDICRLLRHQGNPVPILILSAKGSETDRVLGLEVGADDYLTKPFSMRELVARCRALLRRQRLSSLPQLQVLKHKNVTLNPQECRVLVRDQEVSLSPKEFRLLELFMSYARRVWSREQLLDQVWGPEFVGDSKTVDVHIRWLREKLEEDPSHPEYIVTVRGFGYRFG
- a CDS encoding sensor histidine kinase; protein product: MLLLGFFLGLAVGIGFWIWQQVQLRRYLGRVLQPLSSGSSKIVLPLIPRLQREIATVKQQRQDLQQSLQTYQDLLDFAPLGYLQVDEENQLLWCNQQAREILYLQRWQAGQVRLLLELVRSYELDHLVEQTRDEQKPQTREWVFHPSCDDALQMPTVKSLSLRGSSLPLPNGQVGVFLENRQPLLNMNQERDRSFSDLAHELRTPLTSIRLVVETLQNRLDPPLSRWVNRLMQEVDRLINLVQSWLELTQMEANPTMQLHLEVLEVRSLIASVWETLEPLTQKQHLSIDYSGPENLWIKADPARLYQVFLNLLDNSIKYSPPGTTIQIQAKILSAQDTNNSDRAVTVLEINLIDSGLGFSEADLPYIFERFYRGDKARTHSSLPENNSLGTIVGNGLGLAIVRQIIVAHGGSIKAMNNPETGGAWMQLQLPEVMANSRSRDYNNGRLKNPE
- the phoU gene encoding phosphate signaling complex protein PhoU, producing MEAALYDHNSNPKNPQLARAIRRLERDVLRMGALVEQSFRLSHQALFARDLTAAEELPRLDKKIDRFYRQIESDCTAIMTLQAPTAQDLRCLSAFMQLVRDLERIGDYAEDLGHIAVKIFPYPSHPSLPDIENMSHHGQAMLATSLKALADLDEVGGRGLKHLDDAVDNAYDRVYQTLAQQRDVPGVVEPILLLALAIRCLERMADHATNIGQRVAYIVTGQRF
- a CDS encoding Crp/Fnr family transcriptional regulator; its protein translation is MMSSTSLTPNLSNVSNGTKPSGELPQRLFTRRELIPPEKDVMWRIERGAVRTLTWSEEGIFITLGYWGAGDLIGYSLSKVEPYHIECVTSVEVSIIPPHLWYKDINAFVSHIQDSEELLSIVHLKPMSLRLGKFLLWLSEKFGRDVEQGKLIDLNITHQEISEVLNTTRVTVTRLLQQFEEQGALLRYKRQIILLAPNKLIKNIV
- a CDS encoding iron uptake porin, which encodes MIKILWNALKFSPAIVATLFAANSALAVEVNEQVTTIAQLTQEADSIGQVTSVSQFSDVQPTDWAFQALQSLVERYGCIAGYPNSTYRGNRALTRYEFAAGLNACLDRVNELIATATADGITRQDLATLQRLQEEFSAELATLRGRVDALEARTAELEANQFSTTTKLKGEAIFALAGAFGDERAGGGDIQDNVTFSNRVRLSLQSSFSGKDKLQVRLSSANITQLDGDVTGTRMTRLGFAGDNGNNVEIDKANYAFNLSDAIRVQIDATGSEFYETGVDVFHPDFKSSGGGAISRYGRFSPIYRQGSGGAGLTVQLNPKGALSLSAAYLAPGANDPSDKNGIFDGSNTIFGQLAFKPSKAFNLGLTYARSYQNSQTGVDLFGSTGSSTGTVNARRPFGNVATSSNSYGVQATFQPSSKLTLGGWAGYTTADSEVTDADAEIFYWAASLGVKDFGREGNVLGVIFGQPPKVTGGSVESEPDTSYHLEGLYKMRLTDNIAVTPGLLVIFNPEHNSDNDTIYVGTLRTTFSF